In Nocardioides sp. W7, the genomic stretch CGGCGAGGCCCAGGTGCTGCCGCTGCCGACGCTGAACAAGCCGATCGAGGTGCCCGGTCTGCTGCGGGTCGCGATCGGCGACCAGCTGGAGCGCACCGGCCCCGACTTCGCCCGCGCCCGGGCCAACGGCCTCACCATCACCCTGATCCCGACGAAGACGAAGATCGTCGTCGGCCGCACGGTCGCCTTCCTGACCAAGGGCATCCAGACCGGCCTGTTCGTGGGCTCCTCGAACGCCACCTCGACCGAGCTGCTCAGCGGGCTGGTCGGCACCGGCCGCACCCAGCGGATCACGATGCCCTGCCAGGGCACCGACGGGCAGGTCAAGCACTCCAGCGCGCTCGACCTCACCATCCCGGGCCTCCTCGACGTCGGCACCGCGCGGTCCAGCCAGATGGGTGAGCAGCGCCGGCGCCGTGCGTTCGGCTTCGAGGAGTCCTCGGTGGCCGGCATCAACCTCGGCAACGGCGCGCTGGTCGTCGATGCGATCAAGGCCCGGGTGAACGTCTCCCGCGTCAAGGGCAAGCCGGCCGCTGTCGACTTCAAGGGCTCGACGCTCGCCGGCATCACCGTCGACGGCGAGACCTACTCGCTGCCCGAGCTCGACGGCCTGGAGATCCCCGGGGTCGCCAAGATCGAGACGATGGTCGAGGAGCGCTTCAACAACGGCGGCCAGATCACGGCCCTGCGGATCACCCTCCTCAACGGCATGGGCGGAGTCATCAACCTCGGCCAGGCCAAGCTGAAGATCGCCCGCAGCGGTCGCTGACCCGCCGCTGCACCGGCTCCGACGCCGGCCGCCTCTCGGGGCGGCCGGCGTCGAGGTCTGTCTGGAACCTCACACCGCCCAGCCGTGAGACGACGTGGTCCACCGAGGGCCCGACGCGTTGACTGGCCGGCGTGGACGACGTCAGCACCCTGCGCCGCTGGGCGATGCTGGCGGCCAGCACGCTCGCGCAGGCGGCCGCCGCAGTGATGATGCACGGCCCGGCGTTCCTGATCCCCGTCCTCCACGACCGCGAGGGGCTCAGCCTCGCTCAGGCCGGCCTCGTGGCGGCGGCACCGACCGTCGGGGTGATGCTCACCCTGGTCGCCTGGGGCGCGCTGACCGACCGGGTCGGCGAGCGCCAGGTGCTGCTGAGCGGGCTCGCCGCCACCGCGGCCGCCGGCACGCTCAGCGTCCTGGTCGACGGCCTGGTCCCGCTCGCCCTCGCCCTGTTCCTCGCCGGCGGCGCCGCGGCCAGCACCAACGCCGCGAGCGGACGCGTCGTGGTCGGCTGGTTCCCCCCGCACCGCCGGGGGCTCGCGATGGGCATCCGGCAGATGGCCCAACCGGTCGGTGTCGGCATCGCCGCGGTCAGCATCGCGGTCATCGCCGACCGCTCCGGCATCCGGGCGGCCCTGCTGGTGCCGACCGTCGCGTGTGCGCTCGCCGCGCTCGTCGTGGCGGCGATCGTGATCGACCCGCCGCGCCCGGCCCGGGTGGCCGGGGACGCACCCAACCCCTATCGCGAGAACGGCTACCTGACCCGGATCCACGGGGTCTCGGTGCTGCTCGTGGTCCCCCAGTTCGTGGTGTGGACCTTCGCGCTCGTCTGGCTGGTGCAGGACCGGGGCTGGTCGCCCGCCGCCGCCGGCGGCCTGGTCGCCGGCACGCAGGTGGCGGGCGCACTCGGCCGGATCGCCGCCGGGCACCTGTCCGACGTGGTCGCCAGCCGGATGCGACCGCTGCGCTGGGTGGCGGTCGCGGCCGCCGTGACGATGGGTCTGCTCGGGGCCGCCGCGGGTCAGGAGCTCGCCATCGCCGTACCCCTGATCGTGCTGGCGACGGTGGTCACCGTCGCCGACAACGGGCTCGCGTTCACCGCCGTCGCCGAGCGGGCCGGCCCGTTCTGGTCGGGCCGGGCCCTCGGGCTGCAGAACACCGCACAGTTCCTGACCGGCTCCGCGGTGCCCCCGATCGCCGGGCTCGCGGTCACGCACCTCGGGTACGCCGCCGCGTTCGGCCTGGCCGCCGTCTTCCCGCTGCTGGCCGCCCCGCTGGTCCCGGTCGGCGAGGAGCGGGCGCCGTCCTGAGTGCGCGAAGTGGGCTCCGGGTACCAGACCAGAACCCGACCAAGGAGGCCCCATGGACGACGTCGTCGTCTGGATCATCATCGCCGTCGTGGCGCTCGCCGTGCTCGCGGTCATCGCGTACCTGCTGAGCCAGCAGCAGAAGCGGAAGAAGCAGCAGGCCCACGAGCACGCCACGCACCTGCGCCGCGAGGCCGAGACGCACACCCCGGCCGTCACCGACGCCCAGCTGGAGGCCCGCCAGGCCGAGGCCAAGGCCGAACTCGCCCGCACCGAGGCCGAGCGGGCCGAGCTCCGGGCCACGGAGGCCCGCCAGGGCTCGGCCGTCACCGAGGCCAAGCAGGAGGACGTACTCCGCGAGGCCGACCGCCTCGACCCGCACGTCGACCACCGCGCCGACGACTACCGGCCCGCCCCGGGCACGGGGGCCGAGCCCAGCGGTGACGCAGGCGCCCACACGGACACCGGCACCGACAACGGCACCGGGACCGGCACAGACACCGGGACCGAGATCCCCACGGACAACGGCACCGGAGGCCGACACCGCGACGTCTGAGGCCGGCAACGCCTAGCCTGCCCGCATGAGCCAGGTACCCGCAGCGACCCGCGCGCTGCGGGTACTGCGATTCCTGGCCAGCCAACCGGACGCCGTGCCGCTGGAGCGGATCGCGCAGGCCTGCGACCTGCCTCGCAGCTCGGCGTACCACCTGTTGCGGGCGATGGTCGAGGAGGGCTTCGTCTCCCACCTGGCCGACGAGCGCCGCTTCGGGCTGGGGCTGGCGGCGTTCGAGGTCGGCAGCGGCTACTCCCGCCAGGCGCCGCTCCAGCGGATCGCCCGCCGGGCCGTCGCGGCACTGGCCGACCGCACCGGCGAGAGCGCGCATCTCGCCGTCCTGCACGGACGCGACGTGCTGTACGTCGTTGAGGAGCGCGCGCCCGGGCGCCCCCCGCTGGTCACCGACGTCGGCGTCCGGCTCCCCGCCCATCTCACCGCCAGCGGCCGGGCCATCCTGGCCGGCCTGTCACGTGCCCAGGTCCGCGCGCTCTACCCCGACGACGCGGCGTTCGCCGACCGCACCGGCTCCGGCCCCCGCACCCCGTCCGCACTGCGCACCCTGCTGACGGAGACCCGTCAGCGCGGCTGGGCGACCGAGGACGGCGAGGTGACCCCCGGGTTCGCCAGCGTCGCCGCCGCCGTCGTCGACCACAACGGCCACCCCGTCGCCGGCGTCGCGGTCACCTACGACAGCACCGCCCCGCCCGACGTCAGCGCGGAGGTACGCCGCACCGCCGACCTGATCACCCACCGGCTGGGCGGCACCCCCACGCCGACCCGTCACTGAATCGGCAAGACACGCCGGGTGGGCGGTGCGCCATCCACCAGATGCTCGGAGCGGACGGTGGACAGCTCACCGCCGGACGGCCCCGGGAGGTCGCTCCCGAAATCGGGCTGCCGGAAAGCCCGTCGATCAGGGAGGATGCTCCCGTGATCTCCCGCGTGCTCCACCTCGGCATCCTGCCGCCTCCGGTCGCCTGACCGGAGCGCCCCACCCGGCGTGCTCCGACCCACCTCCCCGTCGGACCTCTCCAGGAGCACACGCATGTCCACCCCCAC encodes the following:
- a CDS encoding choice-of-anchor P family protein — translated: MRRFIPLGTALALAAATLTVPLAGTTASAEPDATSVFAKAKPKKPKKPKVKPTPYAFRAHGYGTRVVGGQLPAASGATALAVIGCTNKTGINRDNNVAEVKLPGLGTISGVRTDVRTVKTATEVASISEHKVAQIVLAESALGRLSIEGVTSYSKASATSAGYATETETTLAKLVFRAPGGEAQVLPLPTLNKPIEVPGLLRVAIGDQLERTGPDFARARANGLTITLIPTKTKIVVGRTVAFLTKGIQTGLFVGSSNATSTELLSGLVGTGRTQRITMPCQGTDGQVKHSSALDLTIPGLLDVGTARSSQMGEQRRRRAFGFEESSVAGINLGNGALVVDAIKARVNVSRVKGKPAAVDFKGSTLAGITVDGETYSLPELDGLEIPGVAKIETMVEERFNNGGQITALRITLLNGMGGVINLGQAKLKIARSGR
- a CDS encoding MFS transporter, which codes for MDDVSTLRRWAMLAASTLAQAAAAVMMHGPAFLIPVLHDREGLSLAQAGLVAAAPTVGVMLTLVAWGALTDRVGERQVLLSGLAATAAAGTLSVLVDGLVPLALALFLAGGAAASTNAASGRVVVGWFPPHRRGLAMGIRQMAQPVGVGIAAVSIAVIADRSGIRAALLVPTVACALAALVVAAIVIDPPRPARVAGDAPNPYRENGYLTRIHGVSVLLVVPQFVVWTFALVWLVQDRGWSPAAAGGLVAGTQVAGALGRIAAGHLSDVVASRMRPLRWVAVAAAVTMGLLGAAAGQELAIAVPLIVLATVVTVADNGLAFTAVAERAGPFWSGRALGLQNTAQFLTGSAVPPIAGLAVTHLGYAAAFGLAAVFPLLAAPLVPVGEERAPS
- a CDS encoding IclR family transcriptional regulator, which translates into the protein MSQVPAATRALRVLRFLASQPDAVPLERIAQACDLPRSSAYHLLRAMVEEGFVSHLADERRFGLGLAAFEVGSGYSRQAPLQRIARRAVAALADRTGESAHLAVLHGRDVLYVVEERAPGRPPLVTDVGVRLPAHLTASGRAILAGLSRAQVRALYPDDAAFADRTGSGPRTPSALRTLLTETRQRGWATEDGEVTPGFASVAAAVVDHNGHPVAGVAVTYDSTAPPDVSAEVRRTADLITHRLGGTPTPTRH